Part of the Vicinamibacteria bacterium genome, GAGGCGGCGATGGCGCTTTTTGCCGAGGGCGGGGTCTCGGGGACGCGCGTCGAGGACATCACCGAGCGCATCGACCTGGGCAAGGGCGCCTTTTACAACTACTTCGCTTCGAAGGACGCTTTGATAGCCGACCTCGTGGCTCGAGGCGTCGACACGTTCGAGCGCGGCTACCTCTCGCAGCTCGACTCCGACGAAAGTGTTGCCCGACGCGTTGCCCATCTCGTTCGCCTGCATGACACCTTTCTCGGCGACCACCCCCAGTACGCTCTGCTCTTTCACCAGGCTCGCGGTTTGCTGCTCCTTCAGAATACACGGGTCGAGAAGCTCCGCGACGTATTTGCCCACTACCTCCGCCGCGTGGGGCAGGCATTGCGGACCGGCGCGATCGATTCCTGCTCCGACGAGGACCTGCTCGATATTGCCGCGGCACTCGTGGGAGGCGTATCGGGTTACCGTTCGTTCCGTATCGCCGCGGCGCTTCCCGCTAACGACACCACCGCGGAACAGATGCTGACGCCAGGTATTCTCGGGCTCCTAGAGCAACGCGGAAGCGCCGGCGGGCGGTAAATGAGCAAGGGTCTACCTCGGGGATTCTCGCCGGCGAATGGACGTTTCAGAAGCGCTCGTCGCGATAGACCTCCTTTCCGCCGAGAAACGTCGACAGGACCTTGACGACAGCGATCTCGGACTCCGGCACGTCGAAGA contains:
- a CDS encoding TetR/AcrR family transcriptional regulator, with product MESRRERKKQQTRTALLEAAMALFAEGGVSGTRVEDITERIDLGKGAFYNYFASKDALIADLVARGVDTFERGYLSQLDSDESVARRVAHLVRLHDTFLGDHPQYALLFHQARGLLLLQNTRVEKLRDVFAHYLRRVGQALRTGAIDSCSDEDLLDIAAALVGGVSGYRSFRIAAALPANDTTAEQMLTPGILGLLEQRGSAGGR